The segment ACCACCACAGCGACCGTCACCAGGATGAAAACGTAGttggacgaggaggaggaggaaggcggCGGAGCAGCCGTCTTCTCTCCGCCGGCGGCGGCCGTGGCAGTGGCGGGCGGCTCCGTGGAACTGCCGGGTGTCGGGATGGAAGGACGCTGCCCTTCCACCCCGGCATCCGACGGTTCGGCGGGGCCACCTGTAGCGGTGGGGGCCGGCGCCGTGCCCGGGCAGGGAGTTCCGTCCGGGCCGCCCGGGATGCAGGCACAGGCGAAGCCGCCGGCGGCATCGCGGCACCCGGCGACCTCGGCGCACCGCCCGCTGTCGGGGGTCGTGCGGCCGAagaggcaggggcagaggggcttCTCTGCCGCCTTCCAGGCGAAGCCGCCCGGCTCGGGCTGGCAGGTGAGCCGCACCTCCCCGCCGGGACACGCCACTGTCAGCACGGTGCCCGGCGGGCTGAAGCCGGGGCCGCCGCTGCGCTCCTCGAAGGGGAGCCCATAGCCAAGGTCAAGGGCGCCCGTGGGACGGAGGTCGGGGCAGGCACCCTCGTACTGGTACTTGCAGAGGTAGCCCGGGCTTTTCAGCCGGCAGacctgctccttccagccccatcTGCGGTCGCCCCTGGGGAAAGGCGCCAGGTGCAGCCCAGCGCAGCGGGCGGTGATGCAGGACGGCAGGGGCTCCTGGAGCCACTGGCCGAGCGCAGCCGGCACCTCCTGCGGGGCCGTCCCACCCCCGACGCCCTCCCAGGAGAAGCCGCGGAGCGGCTGCTCGTTGTGGGTGCAGGCGGAGGCGTTCCTCTTCAGGCCGACCCAGAACACTGCGGGCGCGGGCACGGGCACCGCCGcgtctgccagcagctccagcagcaggtccagctcctgctctccgGTGACCCAGGCGAGGCTGCCCCGCCGCTGGTGGCAGGCGCCGCGGGCCTCTGCGTACGAGACGTTGGCGAGGTGGGCGCTGAAGCAGGCGCCGGCGGCCAGGCAGCGCACGGCGGCCCGCGGGGTTGGCGGGCTCCGGCCCAGGGCGCAGGCcgcagccaggagcaggcacCAGGGCCCCGCCCGCCTCATGCCGGCGGCGGGACGCGGCGTGCTGAGGGGCGCGGGCTGACCCTGCGGCTGTGGTGGAGTTCGGCCTGGCTTGGGCTGGCTTCTGCTGCCCGCGCCGTCCCGCTCCAGTGCCGACCCCGCTGCCATGGCCCTCCCCGGACCTGCCGGAGGAAACGTGTCGGGAGCCGTGGCTGACCTCGGCATCCTCCGTTTGTTGGAGGGCCCAGGACAAGCAGCTCCCGGCGCCGCCAGGAAGCGCTCGCCCCGCCCGGCGGGCGGGTGTCCAGCCGCCGGGTAGGACTCTGCCTTCTCCGCTGTCGGAGGGGCAGGCGGGTGGCGAAGCCCCGAGCCGCAGCTGTCGAACCGAGGTCACCCTACCCTGTTTTCAGGCCCGTGTCCCCGAGATGCCCGGGCCATCTTGCTAGCTTGTTGCACAGCGCTTACCGGAGAAAAGCGGTCCAGCTTAATTTATCTCTTCCTTGAAGGTTGGAGGTTTCTTGGTTAAGTGAGGCTGTGCCATCAACTCCATAGCTCTGGATACAGGGGGTGATTTAACAGTCACAAAATCTGATTTTGGTTTCTCAGTAATTTCAGTCCATTTGGGTGCCAGTAGACTTGGTTTTATGGAAAA is part of the Molothrus aeneus isolate 106 chromosome 6, BPBGC_Maene_1.0, whole genome shotgun sequence genome and harbors:
- the CLEC14A gene encoding LOW QUALITY PROTEIN: C-type lectin domain family 14 member A (The sequence of the model RefSeq protein was modified relative to this genomic sequence to represent the inferred CDS: inserted 2 bases in 2 codons; deleted 2 bases in 1 codon) — its product is MPRSATAPDTFPPAGXGEGHGSGVGTGAGRRGQQKPAQAXAELHHSRRVSPRPSTPRPAAGMRRAGPWCLLLAAACALGRSPPTPRAAVRCLAAGACFSAHLANVSYAEARGACHQRRGSLAWVTGEQELDLLLELLADAAVPVPAPAVFWVGLKRNASACTHNEQPLRGFSWEGVGGGTAPQEVPAALGQWLQEPLPSCITARCAGLHLAPFPRGDRRWGWKEQVCRLKSPGYLCKYQYEGACPDLRPTGALDLGYGLPFEERSGGPGFSPPGTVLTVACPGGEVRLTCQPEPGGFAWKAAEKPLCPCLFGRTTPDSGRCAEVAGCRDAAGGFACACIPGGPDGTPCPGTAPAPTATGGPAEPSDAGVEGQRPSIPTPGSSTEPPATATAAAGGEKTAAPPPSSSSSSNYVFILVTVAVVVLVILVMTVLGVFKICFNKKSEGRGDKEPPEAGNKAEAGSAEPSGAAGGE